A stretch of the Lentimicrobiaceae bacterium genome encodes the following:
- a CDS encoding acetyl-CoA C-acetyltransferase, giving the protein ETVPAMSINKVCGSGLRTVSLAAQFIKAGDADIILAGGTESMTNAPYALPNARSGYRMGDGNIVDVMIKDGLWDIFNDYHMGVTAENIAEKWNISREEQDQFALQSQLKAESAIKNGKFKDEIVPVAIPQRKGDPIIFDTDEFPRPGTTIENLQKLRPAFKKDGTVTAGNASGINDGASMVVVMSADKAKELGVKPLVKIVSYASAALDPKIMGYGPVEASRKALKKANLTIEDMGLIEANEAFASQSIAVVRDLKLNPEITNVNGGAIALGHPIGASGNRILVTLIHEMKRRNVKYGLATLCIGGGMGTAVIVENIM; this is encoded by the coding sequence CGAAACCGTGCCGGCAATGAGCATAAATAAAGTATGCGGCTCCGGTTTGCGCACAGTATCATTGGCGGCACAGTTTATTAAAGCCGGCGACGCCGATATTATTCTTGCAGGCGGAACCGAAAGCATGACAAATGCACCGTATGCGTTGCCAAATGCTCGCAGTGGTTATCGCATGGGCGACGGTAATATTGTTGACGTTATGATAAAAGACGGATTATGGGATATTTTTAACGATTACCATATGGGCGTTACCGCCGAAAATATTGCCGAAAAATGGAATATATCGCGTGAAGAGCAAGACCAGTTTGCCTTACAAAGTCAGTTAAAAGCCGAAAGTGCGATTAAAAATGGAAAATTTAAAGACGAAATTGTGCCGGTTGCTATACCGCAGCGAAAAGGCGATCCTATAATTTTTGATACCGACGAATTCCCAAGACCGGGCACTACCATAGAAAATCTACAAAAGCTAAGACCAGCCTTTAAAAAAGACGGAACCGTTACAGCCGGAAACGCTTCGGGAATTAACGATGGAGCAAGTATGGTTGTGGTGATGTCGGCTGATAAAGCAAAAGAATTGGGCGTAAAACCATTGGTAAAAATTGTTTCGTATGCTTCGGCTGCATTAGACCCTAAAATTATGGGTTACGGACCTGTAGAGGCTTCGCGTAAAGCACTTAAAAAAGCTAATTTAACAATTGAAGATATGGGTTTGATTGAAGCCAACGAGGCTTTTGCATCACAATCAATAGCAGTTGTTAGAGATTTAAAACTTAATCCCGAAATTACAAACGTTAACGGCGGAGCTATTGCTTTAGGACACCCAATTGGAGCAAGCGGCAACAGAATTTTGGTTACTTTAATTCACGAAATGAAACGTCGCAACGTTAAATACGGATTAGCTACATTGTGTATCGGCGGAGGTATGGGTACTGCTGTTATTGTTGAAAACATTATGTAG